Proteins from one Desulfonema limicola genomic window:
- a CDS encoding PilZ domain-containing protein, translating into MSNEQRKHVRINSLFLSYICIDKNGTIINEGIGRTLNVSQGGILLETNFNISSEHNLLITIAVEDNLLDVKGKVIRCQQYDKDKYHTGVEFIEIDESALNIITKFIEIFKNTNWIKLEE; encoded by the coding sequence ATGTCAAATGAACAAAGAAAACACGTAAGAATTAACTCTTTATTCCTTTCATATATCTGCATTGATAAAAATGGAACAATAATAAATGAAGGAATCGGCAGAACCTTGAATGTTTCTCAGGGCGGCATTCTTCTGGAAACAAATTTCAATATTTCATCTGAACATAATCTGCTGATTACTATTGCCGTAGAAGATAACCTTTTAGATGTTAAAGGAAAGGTTATCCGGTGCCAGCAGTATGATAAAGATAAATATCATACAGGGGTTGAATTTATAGAGATTGATGAATCTGCACTCAATATTATAACAAAATTTATTGAGATTTTTAAAAACACAAACTGGATTAAACTAGAAGAATAG
- a CDS encoding phosphoribosylaminoimidazolesuccinocarboxamide synthase yields MEQAVIDTNFPGLNLLKKGKVRDVYDLGDSLLMVATDRISAFDVIMPEPVPGKGRVLNQFSMFWFEIMESIIDNHLISGDVNTYPESCRQYSEILKGRSMLVQKTKPLPIECVVRGYISGSGWNSYKKDKTVCGLPLPQGLKESDRLPEPIFTPSTKEEAGLHDINIDFEEAVKRVGKRLAEKVRDISLAVYKKGVELAAQKGIIIADTKFEFGLMGDKLILIDEVLTPDSSRFWPLDEYKPGGPQKSYDKQYLRDYLVSIKWNKKPPAPSIPENVIINTRNKYIEALNLLTGRSYDI; encoded by the coding sequence ATGGAACAAGCTGTTATTGATACAAATTTCCCTGGCTTAAATCTTTTAAAAAAGGGAAAGGTAAGAGATGTTTATGACTTGGGCGACAGCCTGCTGATGGTGGCAACAGACCGGATTTCAGCCTTTGATGTTATCATGCCTGAACCAGTACCTGGAAAAGGCAGGGTATTAAACCAGTTTTCCATGTTCTGGTTTGAAATTATGGAATCAATTATTGATAACCATCTAATCTCAGGCGATGTAAATACTTATCCTGAATCATGCAGGCAGTATTCAGAGATTCTTAAGGGCCGGAGTATGCTTGTGCAAAAAACAAAACCCCTTCCCATAGAATGTGTTGTCAGGGGATATATTTCAGGCTCAGGCTGGAATTCCTATAAAAAAGACAAAACAGTATGCGGTTTACCCCTGCCCCAGGGTCTTAAAGAATCAGACAGGCTTCCTGAACCCATATTTACACCATCAACAAAAGAAGAAGCAGGACTTCATGATATTAATATTGATTTTGAAGAAGCAGTAAAACGTGTTGGAAAAAGACTTGCAGAAAAAGTCAGGGATATAAGCCTTGCTGTTTACAAGAAAGGAGTGGAACTTGCTGCTCAAAAAGGCATTATCATAGCTGATACCAAATTTGAATTCGGGCTTATGGGCGACAAACTGATCCTTATTGATGAAGTCCTGACCCCTGATTCTTCAAGATTTTGGCCCCTGGATGAATATAAACCAGGGGGTCCCCAAAAAAGCTATGATAAACAATATCTCAGGGACTATCTGGTCTCAATAAAATGGAATAAAAAGCCCCCTGCCCCCTCTATTCCTGAAAATGTTATCATAAATACAAGAAATAAATATATTGAAGCCCTAAACCTGTTGACCGGCAGAAGTTATGACATTTAA
- a CDS encoding ParB/RepB/Spo0J family partition protein — protein sequence MTFNTSIVQLPVSHINLKDNRFQITTSTDLSRLSDSIKNTGLISLPLIYAEINAGKKPDFIIVSGFRRIKACQYLGMKNIEIRIAGSDTAQIDLVRFAITENAFQRPLNLIEKSRAYSMLSRFFPDNKKHENMLEKEALNLGLSDASHMIKKLLPLCHMPESVQKGLAEDSISLPAALELNTLKPEYADILACLFTDLKLSTSKQREVMNLLKDISLCHEISIKDILDEKNLCEILQNQDIDRNQKSHALRTILKQRRYPAIVQAEKNYEKYLKELKLGQNIKLVPPKDFEGSVYSLILNFSNVNELKEQSKILERIIQEPSLDKILEKQLI from the coding sequence ATGACATTTAATACATCAATTGTACAATTACCAGTTTCCCACATCAATTTAAAAGACAATCGTTTTCAAATTACAACCAGCACTGATCTTTCCAGGCTTTCAGATTCTATAAAAAACACGGGTCTTATTTCTTTACCCCTGATATATGCTGAGATCAATGCTGGTAAAAAACCTGATTTTATAATAGTCAGCGGATTCCGCAGGATAAAAGCCTGCCAGTACCTGGGCATGAAAAACATAGAAATCAGGATAGCAGGCAGCGATACTGCTCAAATTGACCTGGTCAGATTTGCCATTACAGAAAACGCTTTTCAAAGACCCCTTAATCTTATAGAAAAATCAAGAGCATATTCAATGCTTTCCCGATTTTTTCCTGATAATAAAAAACATGAAAACATGCTTGAAAAAGAGGCCCTGAACCTGGGCCTTTCTGATGCTTCTCATATGATTAAAAAACTCCTGCCCTTATGTCATATGCCGGAATCAGTGCAAAAAGGACTGGCTGAAGACTCTATCTCCCTTCCAGCAGCCCTTGAATTAAATACTTTAAAGCCTGAATACGCAGACATTCTGGCCTGTTTGTTTACAGACCTTAAACTCAGCACCAGTAAACAGCGGGAGGTCATGAATCTTCTTAAAGATATTTCCCTTTGCCATGAAATTTCAATAAAAGATATTCTGGATGAAAAAAATCTTTGTGAAATTTTACAAAATCAAGATATTGACAGAAATCAAAAATCCCATGCCCTGAGGACAATCTTAAAACAGCGCCGATACCCTGCCATAGTTCAGGCAGAAAAAAACTATGAAAAATATCTTAAAGAGCTTAAACTTGGACAAAATATAAAACTTGTTCCTCCAAAAGATTTTGAAGGCTCTGTCTATTCCCTGATTCTTAATTTTTCAAACGTCAATGAATTAAAAGAACAAAGTAAAATTCTTGAAAGGATAATTCAAGAACCTTCTCTTGACAAAATTCTTGAAAAACAGCTTATATAA
- a CDS encoding Stp1/IreP family PP2C-type Ser/Thr phosphatase, translating into MSKIALAGRTDVGLKRSNNEDTFIVKPELNFCLVADGMGGAAAGELASRFFAETALETFVNNKDIGDEKKMPALVQKSFSMANKKILDHVKTAPSHQGMGCTAELMAFFDNGFVLGHIGDSRTYRFRNGELKQMTKDHSLVQNMVDKGMITQEQARTHSHRNVILRAVGIEKNISLDLIKGKTLPDDIYLLCSDGLTDMVEDTLIREVLLSNISLPQKVEGFIELAKLAGGSDNITVVLSKVI; encoded by the coding sequence ATGAGTAAAATTGCTTTAGCCGGAAGAACTGATGTAGGTCTTAAACGATCAAATAATGAAGATACGTTTATTGTAAAACCTGAACTGAATTTTTGTCTTGTAGCAGATGGTATGGGCGGTGCAGCAGCAGGGGAACTGGCAAGCCGGTTTTTTGCAGAAACAGCATTAGAGACTTTTGTAAATAATAAAGACATAGGTGATGAAAAAAAAATGCCTGCTCTTGTGCAGAAATCCTTTAGCATGGCTAATAAAAAGATCCTGGATCATGTCAAGACTGCCCCCTCACATCAAGGCATGGGATGCACAGCCGAGCTTATGGCTTTTTTTGATAATGGCTTTGTGCTGGGACATATTGGAGACAGCAGGACTTACAGGTTTAGAAACGGGGAGCTTAAACAAATGACAAAAGATCATTCCCTGGTTCAAAATATGGTTGATAAAGGGATGATAACCCAGGAACAGGCCAGAACCCATTCCCACCGTAATGTCATACTCCGTGCTGTCGGCATTGAAAAAAATATCTCTCTTGATCTGATAAAAGGAAAAACCCTTCCTGACGATATATATCTTCTATGTTCTGACGGCCTGACAGACATGGTTGAAGACACGCTTATCAGGGAAGTCTTATTATCAAATATTTCATTGCCCCAAAAAGTTGAAGGATTTATTGAACTTGCAAAACTTGCAGGAGGATCAGATAATATAACTGTTGTATTGTCTAAGGTTATCTAA
- a CDS encoding hydrolase: MLELKNTGLVIIDVQGKLAQIIHNKDAFFDNLKVMIKGAKILGLPVIWLEQLPEKLGHTTPEIAELLEGLNPVSKHTFNACKNQEFMKELEALNCKQLLLAGIETHICVYQTGTGLLNLGYEVHVLSDAVGSRVFENKSIGLERIKLQGGIISSVEMALFEIMQHAKVPEFRDIIKVIK; this comes from the coding sequence ATGCTTGAATTAAAAAACACAGGTTTGGTTATTATTGATGTTCAGGGTAAACTTGCTCAGATTATACATAATAAAGATGCGTTTTTTGATAATCTGAAAGTAATGATCAAAGGGGCAAAAATCCTGGGTCTGCCTGTTATCTGGCTTGAACAGCTTCCTGAGAAACTGGGACATACAACACCTGAAATAGCAGAGCTTTTAGAAGGGCTTAATCCTGTCAGCAAACATACCTTTAATGCATGCAAAAATCAGGAATTTATGAAAGAACTAGAAGCTCTTAACTGTAAACAGCTTCTGCTTGCCGGTATTGAAACCCATATCTGCGTATATCAGACCGGTACAGGTTTGCTGAATCTTGGTTATGAGGTTCATGTCTTGTCTGATGCTGTTGGTTCAAGGGTTTTTGAAAATAAGAGTATAGGACTGGAAAGGATAAAACTTCAGGGAGGAATAATCAGCAGTGTTGAAATGGCTTTGTTTGAAATAATGCAGCATGCAAAAGTACCTGAATTTAGAGATATTATTAAAGTGATTAAATAG